A single Arachnia propionica DNA region contains:
- a CDS encoding TA system VapC family ribonuclease toxin, protein MATSERTLRLLDINVMIALSLANHVHHKAATSWFEDIDAWATCSITESAYCRLLLNPRVTGFELGVSEVFDALRTFCSASGHEFIEDSASLTSPAIDVSGIVGYRQITDFHLVDLAAHHGAVLSTLDTRIPLALADDDRHFVEVIPVD, encoded by the coding sequence ATGGCGACGAGTGAGCGAACACTGCGCCTACTCGACATCAACGTGATGATCGCGCTTTCACTGGCCAATCACGTTCATCACAAGGCCGCCACCAGCTGGTTCGAGGACATCGACGCGTGGGCCACGTGCTCGATCACCGAGTCCGCGTATTGCAGGCTCCTGCTCAACCCGCGGGTCACGGGGTTCGAACTCGGGGTTTCAGAGGTCTTCGATGCCCTGAGGACATTCTGTTCGGCCAGCGGGCACGAGTTCATTGAGGACTCGGCATCGCTGACCTCTCCTGCCATCGATGTCAGCGGGATTGTCGGATACCGTCAGATCACGGACTTCCACCTCGTGGATCTCGCGGCGCACCATGGGGCGGTGCTGTCGACGCTGGATACCCGGATTCCCCTTGCTCTCGCAGATGACGATCGCCACTTCGTCGAGGTCATTCCTGTCGACTGA
- a CDS encoding DUF2191 domain-containing protein has product MRTTLDIDDDVLAVAREKARREGISLGRAVSAYALRGIHSGEPNSGSRGVPVFTPPQGSQAHTVTLDHVERYRDGDE; this is encoded by the coding sequence ATGCGAACGACGCTGGACATCGATGACGACGTTCTCGCCGTCGCGAGGGAGAAGGCGCGGCGCGAGGGTATCTCCTTGGGCCGTGCCGTGTCGGCCTATGCGCTGCGCGGGATTCACAGTGGCGAACCGAACTCCGGCTCTCGCGGAGTCCCGGTCTTCACGCCCCCTCAGGGAAGCCAGGCCCATACGGTGACCCTGGACCACGTCGAGAGATACCGCGATGGCGACGAGTGA
- a CDS encoding replication-associated recombination protein A, whose amino-acid sequence MPRRMPGPDSPSLFEASGPDGSGAVHDPGRPLPDRLRPRTLDDVVGQDQLLAPDAPLGRMVASGRLSSIILWGPPGCGKTTIARLLADRTGLLFEQVSATFSGVADLRKVFATATHRREIGQGTLLFVDEIHRFNRAQQDSFLPYVEDGTVVLVGATTENPSFELNGALLSRCQVMVLRRLDEAALGELLARAESLTGRSLSLTEEARTVLLAMADGDGRYLLGMVEQILAAQDAGGCLPGGPGPLGVEGLRAVVASRVPLYDKSREEHYNLISALHKSMRGSDPDAALYWLARMLGGGEDPLYVARRLVRFASEDVGMADPAALQMTLAAWDAYERLGSPEGELAIAQAVVYLATAPKSIAVYRGYGRAARLARETGSLMPPAHILNAPTRLMKELGYGEGYEYDPDTADGFSGADYLPDGVERRPLYEPTANGHERHIRERLEHWKGLRARKRGKGQE is encoded by the coding sequence ATGCCCCGCCGTATGCCTGGACCCGATTCGCCTTCGTTGTTCGAGGCCTCAGGCCCCGATGGTTCCGGTGCGGTCCATGATCCTGGGCGCCCGCTGCCCGACCGGCTGCGCCCGCGGACACTCGACGACGTAGTCGGCCAGGACCAGCTGCTCGCCCCCGACGCGCCACTGGGACGCATGGTGGCTTCCGGTCGCCTGTCCTCCATCATCCTGTGGGGGCCTCCGGGCTGCGGCAAGACGACGATCGCCCGTCTTCTGGCCGATCGCACGGGCCTGCTCTTCGAGCAGGTCTCCGCGACCTTCTCCGGGGTGGCCGACCTGCGTAAGGTCTTCGCCACCGCGACCCACCGCCGCGAGATCGGGCAGGGGACGCTGTTGTTCGTCGATGAGATCCATCGGTTCAATCGAGCCCAGCAGGACTCCTTCCTGCCCTACGTCGAGGACGGGACGGTTGTCCTGGTCGGGGCGACCACGGAGAATCCGAGTTTCGAGCTGAACGGTGCTCTCCTGTCGCGCTGCCAGGTCATGGTTCTGCGCCGCCTGGACGAGGCCGCCTTGGGCGAACTGCTGGCGCGCGCCGAGTCCCTGACGGGCCGTAGCCTCTCCCTGACCGAGGAGGCTCGCACCGTCCTGCTGGCCATGGCTGACGGTGATGGCCGCTACCTGCTGGGCATGGTCGAGCAGATCCTCGCCGCCCAGGACGCGGGCGGTTGCCTGCCGGGCGGGCCCGGGCCGCTCGGCGTCGAGGGGTTGCGTGCCGTCGTCGCCTCCCGGGTGCCCCTGTACGACAAGTCCCGCGAGGAGCATTACAACCTCATCTCGGCCCTGCACAAGTCGATGCGCGGCTCCGACCCTGACGCCGCCCTGTACTGGCTGGCGCGGATGCTGGGCGGGGGCGAGGACCCGCTCTACGTGGCGCGGCGCCTGGTGCGCTTCGCCAGCGAGGACGTCGGCATGGCCGATCCGGCCGCCCTCCAGATGACGCTGGCGGCCTGGGACGCCTACGAGCGCCTGGGATCGCCCGAGGGGGAACTCGCCATCGCGCAGGCGGTCGTCTACTTGGCCACCGCGCCCAAGTCGATCGCCGTCTACCGCGGCTACGGCCGGGCGGCGCGGCTGGCGCGCGAGACGGGTTCGCTCATGCCGCCGGCCCACATCCTCAACGCCCCCACCCGGCTCATGAAGGAGCTCGGCTACGGCGAGGGCTACGAGTACGACCCGGACACCGCCGACGGTTTCTCCGGCGCCGACTACCTGCCCGACGGCGTCGAGCGCCGGCCGTTGTACGAGCCCACCGCCAACGGGCATGAGCGGCACATCCGTGAGCGCCTGGAGCACTGGAAAGGCCTGCGGGCGCGCAAACGCGGGAAGGGGCAGGAATGA